DNA from Larimichthys crocea isolate SSNF chromosome XIII, L_crocea_2.0, whole genome shotgun sequence:
TTCGGCTTCACTCTCATCCTGCGGCTCTGCCCACACATCCAGCTCGTCATTAGGGCCTTTTGCTCTCTCAAACCATTCCTGATATTTTAGGTATGAGTGGCAGTCACTGGCTGTTTCAGCCCACGGATGGCTGCCAGTGAGCATGGCGTAAGTCAGGATCCCCAGTGCCCAACTGTCCGTGCTTGGCTCCACCGACACCCAAACTCttgacttctttttcttctcttcttcctcatcctcatcattcaTGCTTTTCCAGCTGTCTGAATTTCCCCGAGCGATCTCCGCCTCAGGGGTGCAATAAGGAGAGCTGTACCAGACCTCCGGGACCCTGGTGCCCCTGGCCTTCACCTGGCGtagaaacacagtaaatatgtcCAATAAATACATCAATCCACCCCGACCTCATACTTGGTTAAATCAAAATaacaggcttcattcagttGAGCAGTACAGTGCTCTGTTTTATACTGACCATGCCAAAGTCTCCTAGTTTGACCCAGCGGCAGGTGGAGTCACACAGGAAGACGTTCTCTGGTTTGACGTCTCTGTGGACAAAGCCAAGAGAGTGCAGGTGGGACAGAGCACCACAGAGCTGGGACACCACCCTCTGACAAGAGTCCTCCTCCATACCGACCTGGTGGACGATGAAAGGAGAAGATGTGGGATGTGTTAGACTGTGATCAGTAAAAAAGTCATTTGTACCATTAAAGCAGACAGTTTTCATGCAGCTTCATCTTTGATGTGTACATAGACAACTGTATCATCAGCGTACAGTCGGACATTATCATTAGAGCAAACCAGTGGTAGATTATCTATGTACAGGCTAAACAACAGTGGGACTAGAATAGATCCTTGCGGGACACCAGTGGAAGACTTGCATAGAGCATAGCCAAAATGAGATTATGGTTAATGGTAACCTACGCATCATCTGTTAACTGTATACCTCAGGCAAGATGACGTCGTAGAGATCGCCAAAGAGGCCTGCTTGTTGAGCGAACACATAGTGTGAAGGGGTGGAGTAGGCGATTCCCAGGGCCCTGGTCAGGGACGGGTGGGTACAAAACGACAGCGAGAGGTTATACTCCctcaggaaagagaaaagacaggtGGACTCACGAGGGAAGAACTTCAGAGCCATCGGAGTCCCTGGTGGATGCAAAGGAGAGGTATTAATGtaggtgtttttctttggtgTGTCGAGACCGTAATGAACAAGTGTTACCTCTCTTCCTGTGTACAGCCAGCATGACTTTGCCATACGAGCCTTCACCCAGGAGCTTTAGGATCTTGAAGTGCTCCGATGTGTCCATTGGTGTCAGAGACTGAGCCGTCAGATGGCACATCTCATCCAGAAGTTTAGTGGCAGCCTGGACACACAAACGCAGGAGTTGAAACATAACGAAGAACCAAACTAGACGAATGATTTGGgctaaaacaaaaatagacatgGCAAAATTAGGGTGCATCTTggaaaaaattacatttaaccATCCGTCTATTTTACGTAACCACTCATCATCAGGGTATCAGGGTAGTAGGGGAATTGGAGTCAATCCCAGTTGACATTGTGCAGGGTACAGCCTGGACAAGTTgtcagtttatcacagggctgacacatagagacaaccattcacactcacattcacacctatgggcaatttagagtcaccatttAATCCAAAAATTTGCACGTCTTTGGACTCTGGGACTCTGGCTGCAGTAGAACTAATTTCCCATCTGCGGTGACAAACCCAATTTCTGCCTGGATTCTTGTATTTTTTCAGACATACGTTGAGTAAATGAAGTGCTTGTGATGGTTGTTTGGTTGCTGGGATCTGGGGAATGGTTCATTAGGAGTGATTGCTGGCACCTTGGTTGTCGTGACTGCTCACCTATAGGAAACTTCTTGGCGCAAAGTGACCCACTTCCTTTCATTTGATTGATCTTTAGACTGACTGAAATATTGTTGCTtatattcttgttttattaCTGCACAGTGAAATAATGCAAGCAGCAGAGATGATGGGATGTTGTTTTCACTGCTATATTTAAGATGAACAAACAACATTACACTGTTTTTAAGTGCTTCTTTTGCGAAGTGGAGTTCATTGCAGCTCTTTGGAATGTAACACAACTGTTGCCGTGATGATTGTCGTTATGGCGATGCTGGCAACACTGATCCACGGGTATAAACATGTCTGTTAATAGCTTCACGAAatccttgacacacacacacacacacacactgatctttgttttgtctggtgGAACGTTGATGTTTCCACCACAGCTGGTACCCTCAGGTCTAGGCTGGGATTTGGTGTCACCGTATATTCAGACACTGGGCAGCTCATTACAGCTCATTAGAGAACAACTCTGAGCTGTGAATGTGCTGTACATAGATACCATGAATTTCTTCTGAGGCTTCATTCACAACTCCAAACACGAGGAGTCAGGGACTCGCTGCTTTCTAGGTGGGTTTATATCATTAAATGTGCAGATTTTTACAGCAAAAATGCccaaaatgtaacatttaagaTGTAAAACAAGCAGTTTGTGGACAGTTTAAACTGAAAGCTGCAACAAAAAACACCTTCAATTTACTGCTTTATGATTTCTAATGAGGAGGATGATATTATTTTGTGAAGTCACAGTTGGTGTCGAATCCATCATCACTATGTGTGAATACTTTATTGGTGTGGGTGGTTTGAGTGGAAACTGAACTCTAATCTCTGAGTGTTTATACCGTGCTCTTATTACGGAGCTATGCAGGTCTATCTGAGACTTTTTACCATCTTGAAATAATTGAGTCAACTATTTAGCAACTCAATTGgcagatcaaataaaaacagtactAGTTTAGCACATTTTTAGCATTGCTTGTAgcaatttatttgtttatatcgaatgaaaacatgcaaacagtaGCTTTAAGAGCTTTAGGGTCTTGATGCAAGATTtaaggtccagtatgtaggatttagtggcttcCAATGGTGTAATTACACATTGCCACCATCTTGCTATGGTGAAACGGTCTtttctagagccagtgtttgatttggAAAACATAGTTTGTTTATTGTATTACATTTCTTGTATATTATGTAACTAGAGCTCCCTagacaaactggacctttaaatgtcaaaagaaatCTCTTTAAAATTTATCAAACTGAATCATGGGCAGAAGACGATTTTAGAGTGGAAGCCTCCGTGCCTATGAtgccaatgctgaagtgccaaaaaactgcagttcctcaatcgtccacttgaggctggctccagaagtgagtcagtctccataagtccccatgttcaaatgtccaacttcacagcagaaataaacatgtttacagcctggtacaaaaaactgtgggtgacgtcacggatacatggtccatgtttcatacagtctgtggttttaACCAGTAGAGGGAGGCAGCTATGCACTTTTTTTAGCACAATATATCTTCAAATGCACTAAATCAATCAACAACACTCCTAAGTACTCGTACACACTGCCTGAAAGTTAGTTACTAACTTATGAAGTAGAAGAAATACACAGTTTTCACCGGACTATGATGAAAATGTAACACAAGCTTAAATCCACTTGCACATCCAGATTCCTGCTCACATAAGCGGAATAATTAAAACCTCACTAATGGCGTGAATAAAAGGAGGATTAGGAGTTAAGAGGGTATTCAGTGAGCAGCATAGCTGACGAGCTCGGAGCTGTAAGAGGAGGTGACACCGGTCTGAGCCAGACTCCGACAGCTTCTCTGAGGGACAAGGTTGGACCTAAATGTGTCAGAGATAAATGTCATGGTGACGTCCTCGACATGGAAATGGATCTCTGTGGACCACAAACACCGGCATGATGAATGACAAGATGTTCTgcctatgtatgtgtgtttgagtctgcTGGGATATACACACTTCTGTCAACACTGGCACACGCCCAGGAGTTAGCTCGACTTTTAAAATAGGATAGGAGAGGATCACGCATGTAATACGATCCGAAGAATATGTAATCTGTAAAATACATGCAGTAATTAATATGTGCGGCTTCACAGGAAGCTGGCTGCTTTTCAAAGAAGTCTTTTTAAAAGTGTTATTACAATCAAAGTTCAACAAGCTTCGcaattattaaacattatctGCGTGAAGAAAGCCACACCTGAAGAATGTCAACTATTTTTGTGACCTATAATCATTTTTCAAGTGTAAATATTTGAGAAGAcgataaataaaaaggtgtaaAACAACTTACAGTTCATGCATGTTCATATATTATGTTAAACAAGACATCAAAGCCTCAACAGACATGCCGACCAAGACATGCCGTtacaatttaattatttaatataatttaatataattaattatttgactTAGACAGAGTTAGAGCAGTCGGTAGAAGTCtttcaaatgttaaaatttTGCTGCAACTTGAAAATATTCTTGTTAacctttaatttaaacatttattttcttttaaattgtgacacaataaagcaacaaaataaaattatagaatgaaatgatgatgaacatAATAGAAATGGAGATATCATAGAGTACAGGGCATGTAGTTAGTTAATTGcaattaatgtatttatgtgtcCAAAATCTGCTGCACTTTAATTATAATTTCtctaaaatgtgttaaaaatgcataatatcatcatatatatatatatatgatattatacaTGTgatattaaactgttttttaaagtgtcaGTTCACTCAATCAAAAATTATTTCTTTTACCTTTCGCGGTATCTCTTCATGCAGAGGTGTGAGCACCACATGTTAAAGGTGAAGGCAGGAGAAGTTAATCTTCTAGAAGCTGCACAAATATCTCCAAAACTAAGAAAGCCGAGTGAACTGACTCTTTAATCTATGAAAACTTTCCTCGTGTTGCAGCAGTGCACCACGTTTAGACTTACTGTCATTTTGCAGCTGTGGTTCAGTTCGGCACCGTTAATCTTCAGAGACAGAAATCTATCTCAATCTAACATAAATCTTCATTTAGCAGGTGCACCAGTCAGGAAATCCTCTGCAGATCTTCATCAGCTCAGTCCACCTACAgcacaaaaaaagcagcagcgtCCGTCTGAAGTCAGTGGAGGAACTCTCCCGAGCTGTCCGACAAACCCGTTGGAGGATTTCATGTCTGCTGCGGCTGCAACTTTTATCCCAAAGTGATCTGTCCTCACCTCCACTCCTCCCCTCTGGATCCTGAAGAGGatcacacgtgtgtgtgtgtgtgtgtgtgtgttcttcctACTTTCCATCCATCATTTTTACATTCGATTCTTCTCTTCACACTTTACTTCTGTGCATGCTCTCGGAGGGAGAAATACGCTCTTTTATCTAAGACCAGCTTCAGTCAGTGTGAGGGCACTTTCAGGTCAACGTTTGGGATTGTTAGCGTCAAgttaaatacagataaaaatgtgtttgtgacacACAGTGGTGATCAGGGCGGCTTTTCATTGGCTTGATAACAGCTGAATCATGGAGTATGGAGGGCAAGCATGTGCATGTGGTATGATTAGCCAACaaagaagtgccaaaaactgcagttataTTGCCTGCTGGTTCTGGCACCACCGGCTCCACTCCCAGTCGGCATTCCCAAcggtccaaaacacctgtggtacaaacactaacactcccacTGGTcctttgagctcacagtcagaCAGATTGGGCTAACAGTTTGCAGccatttactttactgtccatcaggaaactccaaaaaaaaacaaaaaaaaaacattttcttcataaaatatgatccagtttcaccaaaatcagtgaacattttcttcataaaatatgatccagtttcaccaaaatcagtgagatacttacttacttagtgccgtaaagtgttACCCCGGAgctcaaagttacatagttTGACACCATTCTCCTGACACTTGAATGCAGCTTCTTATGGTAGAAAATTAACACGTTGCTTTAACACGTGCTGGGAGATTGGAGTTACTTATTTGGTAATGACGcaagttaaaaataaacctgtaaACATATTGTTACATCACTTATTGTCCCGTCCCTCAGTATGTGTTGTGACATGATCCAGAGAAGCTGTTGATCGGTCAGTCAACAAATTATCACCTGTCGCTCTCATTCTCTGCGTACAAAACAcgtctttctttccctttctctatTTCCAGCCAACGCATTTTTCCTCTAAAACCCAAACCCCACGGGGGGTTGTAACACTCAGCTGCTAACAGCGACCACAGTCCTCACATACAACTGGAGGATCACTCAGACGTCCCCTGGAGGCCAGCATTAcagggactgtgtgtgtgagatcatcTGTCTGTGGCCGCTTGTCAACACGCTGGCATTATGCAAGTCACTGTGTGTAACGTCAAAGCAGGCATACAGTTCTGCAGCTGAACAGAAGCGGTCTGTACATTCCCGTGAGTGTGTCACCCCGGCCTTTTAACTTCACCGCTTTATGAGTGTTTGCATTTCGGCAGCAGATGTGGAGTTTTACTAACGCCGTGATATTTGATAGAGCTGTTGCACgtaatgctttattttacacgtctgttattttttaataatctcCTGAAAGAGGTgtgtaatttgttgttttttttttacgataTGCACTTGCAGATAGCGCCATGAGCTAGTGTTCGCGTCTATGAACCCTGGGACCGAACGCAACCTCCAAAAGCCAGCGGCGGCCAGTCGGGCAGGGCTCCAGGAATCTTCAGGGCTGAGTCACTTTGGTTAAAACATCAGTTAGTGGTTCAGTACTTAGcaaactctctctctatcaGGATGGTCCATAAATCACCGGTCATCGGTATTGTTGGTTTCAGAgcaaacacaacctctgaaaccagtGGTGGTCCGACCGAGGTAGTTTTCTTTCCAttaggaaagtctgtaaatcatcTTTTGGGCTGTGCTCGAACCCGATCTGGTGCGCCCgctgagcctggttctgttGCCAGCTAACGTCAGATTCAGTTCGCAACAGTAAATTAGTGGCAACCAGCAACAGCCAgcaaagtttcagtttcaccaaaatcactgaataaagtgtGTAAATGGGTGATTTTGTTAACCAGTCAACAGTCAGAtctctttttaacattttattaatgaCTTGAAAAACgtacaaaaccaaaacatagaCAAAGTATAAATAGTAATACAAAACTtgacaatattattattattatcattattattattattattattaataaatattacataatacattacccataaaaaaaagatgagatgcCTGCATCTCACATAATATAAAAAGCTCATAAATATCATTCTAaataggttaaaaaaacaaaagtagaaaaatattATTACACAACATTTGCTTGTCATTTAGCCCATTGAGTAAATCAACACTTAGCAGGcactgtaaatgtaaacagCCTCAAAGGGAGTAAAGGTCACAGGTCGGACTACCTCTGCACAGTGCATTAGTACGGCATATTACTACATGTACATTCAGTTTCACTGCTGAATAGATGTTGATGTGTCGTGGCCAACGCAGCATTGACAACTTGTGTAAACAGTTCACAAAAATGCCTCAAAAATTCAACATATTACGTCAAAACAGTCGTTTGATGTTCATCCTGCTACATCCTGCATATCATCACGTGTAAATAAGAGCAATATTAGCTGTTCTATTTGGGCACaatggtgctttgagctaaacgCAAACATTAGTTTGCCAACAAAGAAACAATGCCAACATACTAATGAAGCAAGAGTGACGTACGGCACAAATTTGACGTAGATTTTGCACATATTTggtcaaaaacaaaagtattgaATTATTTTTGACTTGGTGGTGGCGCCGTGAGATGAAAAGATTacaaaaatactgaaacaaacaaactttgggAACTCTGGAATTCACCATAGTCAGAAgggttcatcttctggggacctTGAAAGTCAGTACTAAATTTTGTACCTAGCTAGCCACTAGATATTGAAATAACTGGACTCTTCATGAAAACTTTGACTACTTGGTAACGCTACAAAAAAAGGTCAGGgtatcaccaaagtcattgaAATTCATCCTCTGTGCACAATGAACATCTGTACTGAACTTCATCTtaatccatccaatatttgTTGGGATATTCCCATTTGAAGAAGTAAACAACCTACAATACCATCCCTGGAGACATGCTGCTAGGACGGCTAAAACTCCTTGCTGGCTTGCATATAACATAAGTTAACAGTGGTTTTGcagtaaaagaaacagaaatgggCAGAGGGTTAATGTCTATGACAGCGGGACAGCTTCTGGAGGAACTTTAACACTCTTTTTGTCCAGCTACAAAACACTTGTAGCCGTGTAGAGATCTCGACGGAGAACTGGAGTTCATCGAAGGCTGTGGAGACGACAGGGAGGGACGAGGGAGTCGGCGACTGAGGAACCTCAGCACTGatctgaagacagaaagaagagaaaagaagaatgcAATGAACTTTAAGTGTCTTATGGATGCTTATAACTGGTTTTAAACCAGAGGTTGATTGACCTCAACACCACATGAGTTGAAGACCACCTTAAACATACTTAGTCTAACCACTTTTAGCAGAAGTATCAAACTTTTATTGTTCCATAAAAGTTGCTGGTTTTCTCACCTGTTGAAGAGATGCATTAAGTTGGTTGGATAGTTGCAGGAGGTAAGTGCTTGCGTTTGAAGATGACTGGGTGGACAAAGTGTGGTTTTCTTTGACTGTTTTCAACCAGTCGACGTGCAGTTTGAAGGACTGAGTGTACCCGTACAGCTCGGAGAGGGACACGTTCACCTGTGCAAAcattaaaagagagaaaatataaattaaaccTATCGCTTTAAAGtaaatgtctggaaaaaaatgaatcccTGATTCCAGAAACTTTACCTGCAGCGAGTTGAAATATTCAGcgttttgttttatattaggAAGACCGTCCAGTCTGTTCTCCACTCCGGCAAAGGTAGCGAGTACATTGTCTGACTGTTGAGAAACACGATGAGAAATTTAAAGTACATCTTGATTTTAAGCATCTTgagacttaaaggtccagtatgtaagatttaggaacatctagtggtgaagctgcagattacAAACTGATAATTTGACACGTGAACTTCATatgtttgatttagtttttgtctttttttgtttggtaCAGGTGCTGATTGTTTCCTGTCCCAGCCTCTCAGCAGTTTATGGTACAGACAATTAAATGTCTATGTGTAAACATGTTGTATATATTTGGTTAATATAAACtaccaataaaaacatttatttactgcAATAATTAACcaattttatctgtttatttgaaTTCCAGCAGCCTACTTTTAGTTAGTTTGGTTGCATCTCTGTGAAACAAATTGAGGGGTCATCTATAAGTCTTACCAACTCATGAAGTTTTTTGGAAAGTTTCGTCAGCTCCTCCACCTTAGTGATCATTGATGCAAAGTGTTTACAGAGGTACGGACTGCTGGTGGGACGCGACCACGAGTGGACGAACAGCTCAGCCAATAGCAGCAGGCGAAGAAGACAGGAAGCGGAGTTGTGAATTactgaaaagacaaagaaaagatcaaaataaacattacaaaATAATTGTTTCAACGTGTTTCTCAATATCCCAGAAAAACActcactgtgtttacagctgctgCTCTCACAACTGTTGACAGTAACTCGCATGCTTCAGCCTCATTGACCCGGCGTGTGAATcagaaagaaaaccacaaagctgcatttttattacCAACCCATGTCACACAACAGCTCTATTcagcctttttcacagcagccataaAGCAGTGGGGTAAACAGGTGATACCATGATACTAATTAAGAATTATCAGTGATAAGTAAGAGCTCCCAGGCGTCATTTGCTCCACCACCGTCACTGTCGCATCCTGTGTCATCCAGGACATGAACAGTCATTCAAGAAATCAGATTAACAGGtcagattttaaattaaagtccTGCGGTAGGGAGATGAAGATGACGAAGGTTTACAGGCCAAAGTAGGTCAGACACTTTCTGACTTCTGAGAAATATATGCAAAAGGTTAATAGGTCTGTTCGTTTCCACTGACgagtcatgttcatgtttgaacACATCAGCATCAGTTGCACGTTGTTGTTCTTAATGTCAGCTCTTATTGAGGAGGTCATGAGTTCATTTTAATCGCAGAGATTTGGCATTGTGGTAGAAAAGAAGTCAGATGAGACGACATACAGGTTATTATGCCGGGAAAACAAAG
Protein-coding regions in this window:
- the LOC104924405 gene encoding serine/threonine-protein kinase SBK2-like isoform X1, whose amino-acid sequence is MTAATKLLDEMCHLTAQSLTPMDTSEHFKILKLLGEGSYGKVMLAVHRKRGTPMALKFFPRESTCLFSFLREYNLSLSFCTHPSLTRALGIAYSTPSHYVFAQQAGLFGDLYDVILPEVGMEEDSCQRVVSQLCGALSHLHSLGFVHRDVKPENVFLCDSTCRWVKLGDFGMVKARGTRVPEVWYSSPYCTPEAEIARGNSDSWKSMNDEDEEEEKKKKSRVWVSVEPSTDSWALGILTYAMLTGSHPWAETASDCHSYLKYQEWFERAKGPNDELDVWAEPQDESEAELGKKDHPPIAPQFACFTPLACSFFQSLLDPRPKFRGRPDDGLSFLGGDWVMEKERARLEKERKKSSGKGAIKKLKEMEGRGER
- the il11b gene encoding uncharacterized protein il11b isoform X2 is translated as MKLIHNSASCLLRLLLLAELFVHSWSRPTSSPYLCKHFASMITKVEELTKLSKKLHELSDNVLATFAGVENRLDGLPNIKQNAEYFNSLQVNVSLSELYGYTQSFKLHVDWLKTVKENHTLSTQSSSNASTYLLQLSNQLNASLQQISAEVPQSPTPSSLPVVSTAFDELQFSVEISTRLQVFCSWTKRVLKFLQKLSRCHRH
- the LOC104924405 gene encoding serine/threonine-protein kinase SBK2-like isoform X2; protein product: MCHLTAQSLTPMDTSEHFKILKLLGEGSYGKVMLAVHRKRGTPMALKFFPRESTCLFSFLREYNLSLSFCTHPSLTRALGIAYSTPSHYVFAQQAGLFGDLYDVILPEVGMEEDSCQRVVSQLCGALSHLHSLGFVHRDVKPENVFLCDSTCRWVKLGDFGMVKARGTRVPEVWYSSPYCTPEAEIARGNSDSWKSMNDEDEEEEKKKKSRVWVSVEPSTDSWALGILTYAMLTGSHPWAETASDCHSYLKYQEWFERAKGPNDELDVWAEPQDESEAELGKKDHPPIAPQFACFTPLACSFFQSLLDPRPKFRGRPDDGLSFLGGDWVMEKERARLEKERKKSSGKGAIKKLKEMEGRGER
- the il11b gene encoding uncharacterized protein il11b isoform X1 gives rise to the protein MRVTVNSCESSSCKHIIHNSASCLLRLLLLAELFVHSWSRPTSSPYLCKHFASMITKVEELTKLSKKLHELSDNVLATFAGVENRLDGLPNIKQNAEYFNSLQVNVSLSELYGYTQSFKLHVDWLKTVKENHTLSTQSSSNASTYLLQLSNQLNASLQQISAEVPQSPTPSSLPVVSTAFDELQFSVEISTRLQVFCSWTKRVLKFLQKLSRCHRH